A genomic stretch from Spongiibacter nanhainus includes:
- the thrS gene encoding threonine--tRNA ligase produces MPTVTLPDASQRHYDKPITVADVAADIGPGLAKATVGGRINGERVDTCELITGDVELTLFTAKDEDGLEIIRHSCAHLLGHALKQLWPDAKMAIGPTIESGFYYDIDLEHTLTDEDLDKLEQRMKELAKTGYQVIKKRVSWDEARATFEERGEPYKMEILDRDVARDDRPGLYHHEEYIDMCRGPHVPNMTFCKHFKLLRVSGAYWRGDSDNKMLQRIYGTAFADKKQLAAHLRVMEEAAKRDHRKVGKKLDLFHMQEEAPGMVFWHPKGWSLYQAIEQYMRNKQREHGYREIKTPQVVDISLWEKSGHADKFSDGMFRLSADEREFAVKPMNCPCHVQVFNQGLRSYRDLPLRLAEFGSCHRNEPSGSLHGIMRVRGFTQDDAHIFCTDAQIQEEVALFIDFLHDVYADFGFGEVIYRLSTRPEQRVGSDADWDRAEQALALALDSKSLPWEELPGEGAFYGPKIEFSLKDCIGRVWQLGTIQVDFSMPGRLGAQYVDEGGQRQTPVMLHRAILGSFERFIGILIEHYEGAFPLWLAPVQAVVCNITDAQAEYVQSVQESLAKHGFRVESDLRNEKIGFKIREHTIQKVPYVLVVGDKEVKNQTVAVRARSGEDLGSLPLEDVVEHLASGVAQRSRAILES; encoded by the coding sequence ATGCCGACCGTTACTTTACCGGACGCCAGTCAACGTCATTACGATAAGCCCATTACTGTTGCGGATGTCGCCGCCGATATCGGCCCCGGCCTGGCCAAAGCCACGGTAGGCGGTCGGATTAACGGTGAGCGGGTGGATACCTGTGAGCTGATTACCGGCGACGTCGAGCTGACACTGTTTACCGCCAAAGACGAAGACGGGCTGGAAATTATTCGCCACTCCTGCGCCCACCTGTTGGGCCATGCCCTCAAGCAGCTTTGGCCCGATGCCAAGATGGCCATCGGCCCCACTATCGAGAGCGGCTTTTACTACGACATCGATCTCGAACATACCCTGACCGACGAAGACCTGGACAAGCTCGAGCAGCGCATGAAAGAGCTGGCAAAAACCGGCTACCAGGTAATCAAAAAGCGGGTCAGCTGGGACGAGGCACGGGCGACCTTTGAAGAGCGGGGCGAGCCCTACAAAATGGAGATTCTCGACCGCGATGTGGCTCGGGATGACCGCCCCGGCCTCTACCACCACGAAGAATACATCGATATGTGCCGTGGGCCCCATGTGCCCAACATGACCTTTTGCAAGCACTTTAAATTGCTGCGGGTGAGCGGCGCCTATTGGCGGGGCGATTCCGACAACAAAATGTTGCAGCGTATTTACGGCACCGCCTTTGCCGACAAAAAACAACTCGCTGCCCACCTGCGAGTCATGGAAGAGGCCGCCAAGCGGGACCACCGCAAAGTGGGCAAAAAGCTGGATCTCTTCCACATGCAGGAAGAAGCCCCGGGCATGGTATTTTGGCACCCCAAAGGCTGGTCGCTGTATCAGGCCATTGAACAATACATGCGCAACAAACAGCGGGAGCACGGCTACCGGGAAATTAAAACGCCTCAGGTGGTGGATATCTCACTGTGGGAAAAGTCCGGCCACGCGGATAAGTTTAGCGACGGCATGTTCCGGCTCAGTGCCGACGAACGGGAATTTGCCGTTAAACCGATGAACTGTCCCTGCCACGTTCAGGTTTTTAATCAGGGCCTGCGCAGCTACCGGGATTTGCCGCTGCGGCTGGCGGAGTTTGGTTCCTGCCACCGCAACGAGCCCTCGGGCTCGCTGCACGGGATTATGCGGGTGCGGGGCTTTACCCAGGACGATGCGCATATTTTCTGTACCGACGCCCAGATCCAGGAAGAAGTGGCGCTGTTTATCGATTTCCTCCACGACGTCTACGCCGACTTTGGCTTTGGCGAAGTGATCTACCGTCTCTCCACGCGCCCTGAGCAGCGGGTGGGTAGTGATGCCGATTGGGACCGCGCCGAGCAGGCTTTGGCCCTGGCGCTGGATAGCAAGTCGCTGCCCTGGGAAGAGCTGCCGGGTGAGGGCGCTTTCTACGGTCCCAAGATCGAATTTTCGCTGAAAGACTGCATCGGTCGGGTTTGGCAGCTGGGCACCATTCAGGTGGATTTCTCCATGCCGGGTCGTCTGGGCGCCCAGTATGTGGACGAGGGGGGGCAACGCCAGACACCCGTGATGCTGCACCGGGCCATTTTGGGTTCCTTTGAACGTTTTATCGGTATTCTTATCGAACACTACGAGGGTGCCTTCCCGCTGTGGTTGGCGCCGGTTCAGGCGGTGGTGTGCAATATCACCGACGCTCAGGCCGAATATGTGCAAAGTGTGCAAGAATCCTTGGCGAAACACGGGTTTAGGGTCGAATCGGACTTGAGAAATGAGAAGATCGGCTTTAAAATCCGCGAGCACACTATTCAGAAGGTTCCCTATGTCCTTGTCGTTGGTGATAAGGAAGTGAAAAACCAGACTGTCGCAGTGCGCGCCCGAAGTGGTGAGGACCTGGGCTCACTTCCCCTAGAAGACGTGGTAGAACACCTTGCCAGTGGTGTGGCGCAGCGCAGTCGTGCAATTTTGGAGAGCTAG
- the uvrB gene encoding excinuclease ABC subunit UvrB — MSKAFQVVSKYAPAGDQPEAIAALVEGVNAGLHAQTLLGVTGSGKTFTIANVVEALQRPTIVMAHNKTLAAQLYGEFKEFFPNNAVEYFVSYYDYYQPEAYVPASDTFIEKDASINDHIEQMRLSATKALMERQDAIIVASVSSIYGLGDPELYFKMVLHLVRGERIDQRSLLRRLAELQYTRNDVAFQRGTYRVRGDVIDIFPAESEKHAVRVELFDDEIEAISGFDPLTGESYGQYPRITIYPKSHYVTPRETLLKAVDQIEEELKDRLEHLREKNLLVEAQRLEQRTRYDLEMIRELGYCNGIENYSRYLSGREPGAPPPTLFDYLPENALVVIDESHVTIPQIGAMYKGDRSRKETLVQYGFRLPSALDNRPMRFEEWERLVPQLVMVSATPGPYEQERSARTVEQVVRPTGLVDPLVEVRPATTQVDDLLSEIRLRVEAEERVLVTTLTKRMAEDLSEYLDEHGIRGRYLHSDIDTVERVEIIRDLRLGKFDVLVGINLLREGLDMPEVSLVAILDADKEGFLRSDRSLIQTIGRAARNLNGKAILYADKITGSMQRALDETERRREKQIAFNEEHGITPQGVKKSVEDILEAGAVPGAKLTKRKRDSRKVAEPSQDYLSDAQSMSPAELSKLLKKLEQEMQEHAKNLEFEAAAQVRDKLAELKQHAFVSPDS, encoded by the coding sequence ATGAGTAAAGCGTTTCAAGTGGTATCCAAGTATGCACCGGCGGGGGATCAGCCAGAGGCGATTGCCGCCCTGGTGGAAGGGGTGAATGCCGGGCTGCATGCGCAAACGCTGCTGGGGGTGACGGGGTCGGGAAAGACCTTCACCATTGCCAATGTGGTGGAAGCCCTGCAGCGCCCTACCATTGTGATGGCCCACAACAAAACACTGGCGGCTCAGCTGTATGGGGAATTTAAGGAGTTCTTCCCCAATAATGCGGTGGAATACTTTGTCTCCTACTACGATTACTACCAACCCGAGGCCTATGTGCCGGCCTCCGATACTTTTATTGAAAAAGACGCCTCCATCAATGACCACATCGAGCAGATGCGGCTATCGGCTACCAAGGCGCTGATGGAGAGGCAAGATGCCATTATTGTGGCGTCAGTGTCGTCGATCTACGGCTTGGGGGACCCGGAGCTGTATTTTAAGATGGTGCTGCATCTGGTGCGGGGCGAGCGCATCGACCAGCGCAGCCTGCTTCGGCGGCTGGCAGAGTTGCAGTACACCCGCAACGATGTGGCATTCCAGCGGGGCACCTATCGGGTGCGTGGTGATGTGATTGATATTTTTCCCGCCGAGAGCGAGAAGCATGCGGTGCGGGTGGAGTTGTTTGATGACGAAATCGAGGCCATTAGCGGCTTTGATCCGCTCACTGGTGAATCCTACGGTCAGTACCCCCGTATCACTATTTACCCCAAAAGCCACTATGTCACCCCCAGGGAAACGTTGCTTAAGGCAGTGGATCAAATAGAGGAAGAGTTAAAGGACCGGCTTGAGCACTTGCGGGAGAAAAACCTGCTAGTGGAAGCTCAGCGATTGGAACAGCGCACCCGCTACGACCTGGAAATGATCCGCGAGCTGGGCTATTGCAACGGCATTGAAAATTACTCCCGCTACCTGTCTGGGCGGGAGCCTGGCGCGCCGCCGCCCACCTTGTTCGACTACCTGCCGGAAAATGCCCTGGTGGTGATTGACGAATCCCATGTGACCATCCCCCAGATTGGTGCCATGTATAAGGGCGACCGCTCCAGAAAGGAGACCTTGGTGCAGTACGGCTTTCGTCTGCCCTCGGCACTGGACAACCGGCCGATGCGCTTTGAGGAGTGGGAACGGTTGGTGCCCCAGTTGGTGATGGTGTCCGCCACGCCGGGACCCTATGAGCAGGAACGCTCCGCCCGCACCGTCGAGCAGGTGGTGCGCCCCACCGGGCTGGTGGACCCGCTGGTGGAGGTGCGCCCGGCGACCACGCAGGTCGACGACTTGCTGTCGGAAATCCGCCTGCGGGTCGAGGCCGAGGAGCGGGTGCTGGTGACCACACTGACCAAGCGCATGGCAGAAGATTTATCCGAGTATTTGGACGAGCACGGTATTCGCGGGCGCTATCTGCACTCAGATATCGATACAGTGGAACGGGTTGAGATTATCCGCGATCTGCGCCTGGGCAAATTCGACGTACTGGTGGGGATCAACCTGCTGCGGGAGGGCTTGGATATGCCGGAAGTCTCGCTGGTGGCGATTCTGGATGCCGACAAAGAGGGCTTCCTTCGCTCTGACCGCTCGCTGATTCAGACCATTGGTCGCGCAGCTCGCAACCTCAATGGCAAGGCCATTCTCTATGCAGACAAAATCACCGGCTCCATGCAGCGAGCGTTGGATGAAACCGAGCGGCGCCGGGAGAAGCAGATCGCCTTTAATGAAGAACACGGTATTACGCCTCAAGGGGTGAAGAAATCGGTGGAGGATATTCTGGAGGCCGGTGCGGTGCCGGGGGCCAAGCTCACCAAGCGCAAGCGGGATTCCCGCAAGGTGGCCGAGCCCAGCCAGGACTATCTCAGTGATGCCCAGTCTATGTCGCCGGCAGAGCTGTCCAAGCTGCTGAAAAAACTGGAGCAGGAGATGCAGGAGCACGCCAAGAACCTGGAGTTTGAAGCCGCGGCGCAGGTTCGGGACAAACTGGCAGAGCTCAAGCAGCATGCCTTTGTGTCGCCGGATAGTTAG
- a CDS encoding SLC13 family permease, with the protein MTALTLDAWITLAVIAGCLGALMFTRRPADMVLCGGVVILLLLDVLTPKEALVGMSNEGMITVGVLFVVAQALSETGVVSWISQNILGRPNSVVNAQFRLMAPVAAFSSILNNTPVVAMMVPAVRDWAKRNSLPASQLMIPLSYAAIIGGTCTLVGTSTNLVVNGMLLSYDENSSLGMFDLAWVGLPCVAIVMAFTLFTSRWLLPFHQGSVERFGDTRQYIVEMLVEPGTAVVGQSIESAGLRQLPGMFLVEIVRGEQILTAVTPSEVLRADDRLVFAGDVRSVVDLKNIHGLKLAEDQAFKIGKGNHSRCLVEVVIAPNFPQLGRSIKEMRFRNKYGAAVIAVSRNGEQIKSRIGDIELVPGDTLLLEAHDEFVAAQRYSRDFLLVSEIENSRPVRHEHRGIAAAIMVAMVAVVALGWLSMLKAAFAAAALMVLTRCIRASNARRSVDWQVLLVIAASIALGGALEKTGGAAVIAEGIIGASMGSALATLAAVFVVTAVFSAVISNLAAAVIVFPIALAASQQLDASLLPFAVTVMMAASASFATPIGYQTNLMVYGPGDYRFVDFVKIGLPLTVLVGLTTIAVVPLVWPL; encoded by the coding sequence ATGACAGCCTTAACTCTCGATGCCTGGATAACCCTCGCCGTCATCGCTGGCTGCTTAGGGGCGCTGATGTTTACCCGCCGGCCGGCGGATATGGTGCTGTGTGGCGGGGTAGTTATCCTATTGCTGCTGGATGTACTCACCCCCAAAGAAGCGTTGGTTGGCATGTCCAACGAGGGCATGATTACTGTGGGTGTGCTGTTTGTGGTGGCCCAGGCGCTGTCGGAGACCGGTGTAGTGAGCTGGATATCCCAGAATATCCTCGGCCGCCCCAATTCGGTGGTGAATGCTCAGTTCCGCTTAATGGCGCCAGTTGCGGCGTTCAGCAGTATTCTCAATAACACACCGGTTGTGGCGATGATGGTTCCCGCGGTTCGGGATTGGGCCAAGCGTAACAGTCTGCCGGCCTCGCAGCTGATGATACCTTTGAGTTACGCGGCCATTATCGGCGGTACCTGCACTCTGGTCGGTACCAGCACCAATCTGGTGGTCAACGGCATGCTGCTGAGCTACGACGAGAATAGCAGTCTGGGTATGTTCGATCTGGCCTGGGTGGGCTTGCCCTGTGTCGCGATTGTGATGGCCTTTACCCTGTTCACCAGCCGATGGTTATTGCCCTTCCATCAGGGTAGCGTCGAGCGTTTTGGCGATACCCGCCAGTATATCGTTGAGATGCTGGTGGAGCCTGGTACAGCAGTTGTCGGACAGTCGATTGAATCCGCAGGTTTGCGGCAATTGCCGGGGATGTTTTTGGTGGAAATTGTCCGGGGTGAACAAATACTGACCGCGGTAACCCCGTCGGAAGTGCTGCGCGCCGATGACCGCTTGGTCTTTGCCGGTGACGTTCGTTCAGTGGTGGATCTGAAAAACATTCACGGACTTAAATTAGCAGAAGACCAGGCCTTTAAAATCGGCAAGGGCAACCACTCTCGCTGCTTGGTGGAGGTGGTGATCGCGCCTAACTTTCCCCAATTGGGGCGCTCTATTAAAGAAATGCGCTTTCGCAACAAGTACGGTGCAGCGGTTATTGCCGTTTCCCGTAATGGTGAACAAATCAAATCCCGCATTGGCGACATTGAGTTGGTGCCAGGGGATACGCTATTGCTGGAAGCCCACGATGAGTTCGTCGCCGCCCAGCGCTATTCCCGCGACTTTCTCTTAGTCAGCGAAATTGAAAACTCCCGTCCAGTCCGGCATGAGCACCGGGGTATTGCGGCAGCGATCATGGTGGCAATGGTCGCCGTGGTGGCACTGGGTTGGCTGTCTATGTTGAAAGCCGCCTTTGCGGCGGCGGCACTGATGGTGTTGACTCGCTGCATTCGCGCTTCCAACGCCCGTCGCAGCGTCGACTGGCAGGTGCTGCTGGTGATTGCTGCTTCGATAGCCCTGGGCGGCGCTTTGGAAAAAACCGGCGGTGCCGCTGTGATAGCCGAGGGGATTATTGGTGCCTCAATGGGTTCTGCCTTGGCAACCTTGGCGGCGGTCTTTGTGGTCACGGCCGTTTTTTCGGCAGTGATTTCCAATCTCGCTGCGGCAGTGATTGTCTTCCCCATTGCGCTGGCGGCCAGTCAACAATTGGATGCCAGCCTGCTGCCTTTTGCTGTAACGGTAATGATGGCGGCATCCGCCAGTTTTGCGACCCCGATTGGCTATCAGACCAACTTGATGGTGTACGGCCCCGGGGACTACCGCTTTGTGGACTTTGTCAAAATCGGCTTGCCGCTGACAGTTTTAGTCGGCCTTACCACGATTGCTGTGGTGCCGCTGGTCTGGCCCTTGTGA